The Muricauda sp. SCSIO 65647 genome includes a region encoding these proteins:
- a CDS encoding pyridoxamine 5'-phosphate oxidase family protein yields the protein MGKRMSKLTPRLIGFIERQHLFFVATAMDEGRINLSPKGLDSFKVIDAQKVVWMNLTGSGNETATHLMHDGRMTIMFCAFEGPPMILRLYGTARAYHKYDGSWKEYVALFPEMTGARQLIEVQIDLVQISCGFGVPLMEYKQQRQELVNWAEEKGKNGIEEYWEKKNTTSLDGHKTNIFE from the coding sequence ATGGGCAAGCGTATGTCTAAACTTACCCCAAGGCTCATAGGGTTCATTGAAAGGCAGCATCTTTTTTTCGTTGCCACGGCCATGGATGAAGGGCGTATCAACCTTTCACCTAAAGGCTTGGATTCTTTCAAGGTCATCGACGCACAAAAAGTTGTTTGGATGAATTTGACCGGTAGTGGAAATGAAACCGCGACCCACTTGATGCATGATGGGCGTATGACCATTATGTTCTGCGCTTTTGAAGGCCCACCAATGATTCTTAGACTTTATGGTACCGCAAGGGCCTATCATAAATATGATGGTTCGTGGAAAGAGTATGTTGCACTTTTTCCAGAGATGACAGGGGCAAGGCAATTGATTGAGGTGCAGATCGACTTGGTACAGATCTCATGCGGTTTCGGAGTGCCATTGATGGAGTATAAACAGCAACGCCAAGAATTGGTCAACTGGGCTGAAGAAAAAGGAAAGAATGGGATAGAAGAATATTGGGAAAAGAAGAATACGACAAGTCTTGATGGCCACAAGACCAATATATTCGAATAA
- a CDS encoding TetR family transcriptional regulator C-terminal domain-containing protein: protein MTKEKIIDLYMNYVLEHETVPKSIYKFCKIINIKEDRFYKDFGSLEGLQKEIWNTFFEQTNSLLGKNKDYEGYANKEKMLSFFYTFFELLTLNRSYVLFALKEQGGKMEAMAQLSGLRRHIKDFAAELVELGNEGKTLKITKQNPAIFSEGAWVQFLFLLKFWMEDSSPAFEKTDMAIEKSVTTIFDVFDNTPLDSIIDFGKFLYKETFA from the coding sequence ATGACCAAGGAAAAAATCATTGACCTGTACATGAATTATGTATTGGAACATGAGACCGTTCCAAAGTCCATCTACAAGTTTTGTAAGATCATCAACATAAAGGAAGATCGGTTTTACAAAGATTTTGGTTCACTTGAAGGACTTCAAAAAGAGATTTGGAATACTTTTTTTGAGCAGACCAATAGTCTTTTGGGCAAAAACAAAGACTACGAGGGCTATGCCAACAAAGAGAAGATGCTCTCTTTTTTCTATACTTTTTTTGAATTGCTCACACTCAATCGTAGCTATGTACTGTTCGCCCTCAAAGAGCAGGGCGGCAAAATGGAGGCTATGGCCCAATTGAGTGGTCTACGTCGGCATATCAAAGATTTTGCCGCTGAATTGGTCGAATTGGGCAATGAGGGCAAAACCTTGAAAATTACCAAGCAGAATCCTGCCATTTTTTCAGAAGGGGCCTGGGTGCAGTTTCTCTTTCTTTTAAAATTTTGGATGGAAGATTCTTCACCTGCATTTGAAAAGACCGATATGGCCATAGAGAAATCGGTCACCACGATATTCGATGTTTTCGACAATACCCCTTTGGACAGCATTATCGACTTTGGAAAATTTCTTTACAAAGAGACCTTTGCATAA
- a CDS encoding ABC1 kinase family protein, with protein MKTLDSIPTGKIERAGTLVKTGVKIGGNYVKYYGKKLVNPDLTKDELNENNASDIYDGLKSLKGSALKVAQMLSMEKNLLPRAYVEKFSLSQFSVPPLSAPLVRKTFKKYLGKYPEELFDAFEKDSVNAASIGQVHRARKDGMELAVKIQYPGVAQSISSDLAIVKPIAIRMFNLQGKDSDKYFKEVEGKLIEETNYLLELQQSQEITRACEVIPNIEFPKYYPELSSERILTMDWMTGRHLGEFVKTDFSQKLGNKIGQALWDFYMFQIHVLRKVHADPHPGNFLIDDEEKLIAIDFGCIKKIPNEFYEPYFELAQKDNIDNDGVFMKKLYELEILTQTDSKEELLFFKALFKEMLTIFTSPFNDEVFDFGSTAFWNKIADLSERYSKDEQIRKMNGNRGSKHFLYMNRTFFGLYNLLHDLRAKVEVNNFRNHIAS; from the coding sequence ATGAAGACCCTTGACAGCATTCCCACAGGAAAAATTGAGCGCGCCGGTACGTTGGTCAAAACGGGGGTAAAGATCGGTGGCAATTATGTGAAATATTATGGTAAGAAACTGGTCAATCCTGATTTGACCAAAGACGAATTGAATGAAAACAATGCCAGCGATATCTACGATGGCCTAAAGAGTCTTAAGGGCAGTGCACTGAAAGTGGCCCAAATGTTGAGCATGGAGAAAAATCTTCTGCCCAGGGCATATGTAGAAAAGTTCTCGCTGTCTCAATTCTCGGTTCCGCCCCTTTCTGCACCATTGGTGCGAAAGACCTTTAAAAAATACCTCGGCAAGTATCCTGAAGAATTGTTTGATGCTTTCGAAAAAGATTCTGTCAATGCCGCCAGTATTGGGCAGGTGCACCGTGCCCGAAAAGATGGTATGGAGCTGGCCGTGAAAATACAATATCCCGGGGTGGCCCAAAGTATAAGCAGCGATTTGGCTATCGTAAAGCCCATTGCCATTCGTATGTTCAATTTACAGGGAAAAGATTCTGACAAATACTTTAAAGAGGTTGAAGGAAAATTGATCGAAGAGACGAACTACCTTCTTGAACTGCAGCAGAGTCAAGAAATAACCCGTGCTTGTGAGGTCATTCCCAATATTGAATTTCCAAAGTATTATCCAGAGCTGTCAAGCGAGCGCATCTTGACCATGGACTGGATGACAGGCCGGCACTTGGGAGAGTTTGTCAAAACCGATTTTTCACAAAAGCTCGGAAATAAGATAGGGCAAGCCCTTTGGGATTTTTATATGTTTCAGATTCACGTACTTCGAAAAGTACATGCCGACCCCCATCCGGGTAATTTTTTGATTGACGATGAAGAAAAACTGATTGCCATTGATTTTGGCTGTATCAAGAAAATACCGAATGAGTTCTATGAACCATATTTCGAACTGGCTCAGAAAGACAATATCGACAATGACGGGGTATTTATGAAAAAGCTCTACGAGCTTGAGATTCTTACCCAGACAGATTCTAAAGAAGAATTGCTGTTCTTTAAGGCGCTTTTCAAAGAAATGCTGACCATTTTTACCTCACCGTTCAATGATGAGGTATTTGACTTTGGTTCAACTGCTTTTTGGAACAAAATTGCTGACCTGAGCGAACGGTATTCAAAAGACGAACAAATTCGAAAAATGAATGGCAACCGGGGATCAAAGCACTTTTTGTACATGAATCGTACTTTTTTCGGACTTTACAACCTACTTCATGATTTACGGGCCAAGGTCGAGGTCAATAATTTCAGAAATCATATCGCCAGCTAA
- a CDS encoding 3-oxoacyl-ACP synthase III family protein, which yields MYNSRIIGLGHFVPENVVTNDDLSKVMDTSDEWIQERTGIKERRHVIKGDDTTTSMGVKAAKIAIERAGIDKNDIDFIIFATLSPDYYFPGPGVLVQRDLDIKTVGALDVRNQCSGFVYGLSVADQYVKSGMYKNVLVIGSELHSHGLDMTTRGRGVSVIFGDGAGAAVVSREEDTSKGILSSHLHSEGQHAEELSLIAPGMGKRWVLDIIEDNDPNDESYYPYMNGQFVFKNAVVRFSEVIMEGLQKNGLQPSDIDMLIPHQANLRISQFVQKKFGLSDNQVFNNIVHYGNTTAASIPIALTEAWEEGKIKEGDLVVLAAFGSGFTWGSVIIKW from the coding sequence ATGTACAATTCTAGAATAATAGGTCTTGGCCATTTTGTGCCCGAAAACGTGGTCACCAATGATGATTTGTCAAAAGTGATGGATACCAGTGACGAATGGATTCAAGAGCGAACCGGAATCAAAGAACGCCGCCACGTCATCAAAGGTGACGACACTACTACTTCAATGGGGGTGAAAGCCGCCAAAATTGCCATTGAACGGGCAGGCATCGATAAAAATGATATTGACTTCATCATTTTTGCAACCTTGAGTCCAGACTATTATTTTCCTGGTCCGGGGGTATTGGTACAGCGAGATTTGGATATCAAGACGGTTGGGGCCCTTGACGTGCGCAATCAGTGTTCAGGCTTTGTTTATGGGCTTTCTGTTGCCGATCAATATGTGAAGAGCGGTATGTACAAAAATGTGCTGGTCATCGGTTCTGAACTGCATTCACATGGTTTGGATATGACCACTCGGGGCCGCGGGGTATCCGTAATTTTTGGTGATGGTGCCGGTGCTGCCGTGGTCAGTAGGGAAGAAGATACTTCTAAGGGCATTCTCTCTTCGCACTTACATTCTGAGGGGCAACACGCCGAAGAACTGTCGCTGATAGCGCCTGGAATGGGCAAGCGTTGGGTTCTCGATATCATTGAAGACAATGACCCAAACGATGAATCGTACTACCCTTATATGAATGGGCAGTTTGTTTTTAAAAATGCCGTGGTACGTTTTAGTGAGGTGATCATGGAAGGGCTGCAAAAGAATGGCCTGCAACCATCAGATATTGATATGTTGATTCCACATCAGGCAAATCTTCGTATCTCACAATTCGTACAAAAGAAATTCGGCCTATCTGATAATCAAGTATTCAATAATATCGTGCACTACGGCAATACTACGGCGGCCTCGATACCCATTGCACTTACCGAAGCTTGGGAAGAAGGTAAAATCAAAGAAGGCGATTTGGTGGTGCTTGCCGCCTTTGGCAGTGGTTTTACTTGGGGCAGTGTAATCATTAAATGGTAG